A window of Streptomyces marispadix contains these coding sequences:
- a CDS encoding IclR family transcriptional regulator: MTSADPTSRDPSPGGDAPKGDGAGPRRLLRLIDALCSSQTPAPLAGLAASAELSKPTAHRLLRVLTEEGWAVAHEGGSYGIGPAMRALGAAVTGSGSGGGIERILTELQKEVRQTVHVGVRSGDRIVYTHKVEGDQPFAMASRVGMHQPLHSTAIGKCVLSGFSAGALDGLVERVGLESRTRATITTRAALDEELARVREQGYALDEEENEANVRCLAVPVRTAGHQVAAAVSISTVTFVVSREEVLALREALRETAARLEPLFGR, encoded by the coding sequence ATGACTTCGGCCGACCCGACCTCCCGCGATCCGTCCCCCGGCGGTGACGCCCCGAAGGGCGACGGCGCAGGTCCGCGGCGGCTGCTCCGGCTGATCGACGCGCTGTGCTCGTCGCAGACGCCCGCCCCGCTCGCCGGGCTCGCGGCCTCGGCCGAGCTGTCGAAGCCGACCGCTCACCGGCTGCTGCGCGTACTGACCGAGGAGGGCTGGGCGGTCGCACACGAAGGCGGCAGCTATGGAATCGGGCCCGCGATGCGCGCCCTGGGCGCCGCGGTCACCGGTTCCGGCAGCGGCGGAGGAATCGAGCGCATACTCACCGAACTTCAAAAGGAGGTGCGCCAGACCGTCCACGTCGGGGTGCGCAGCGGCGACCGCATCGTCTACACGCACAAGGTCGAGGGCGACCAGCCCTTCGCCATGGCCTCAAGGGTGGGCATGCATCAGCCCCTGCACTCGACGGCCATCGGCAAGTGCGTCCTCTCCGGCTTCTCCGCCGGCGCACTCGACGGCCTCGTGGAACGCGTCGGCCTGGAGTCCCGCACCCGCGCGACGATCACCACACGTGCCGCACTGGACGAGGAGCTGGCGCGGGTAAGGGAACAGGGCTACGCGCTGGACGAGGAGGAGAACGAGGCCAACGTCCGCTGCCTCGCCGTGCCCGTACGCACAGCGGGGCACCAAGTGGCCGCCGCGGTAAGCATCTCGACCGTCACCTTCGTGGTGTCGCGCGAGGAGGTGCTGGCGCTGCGCGAGGCGCTCAGGGAGACGGCCGCCCGGCTGGAGCCGCTGTTCGGACGCTGA
- a CDS encoding MFS transporter, with protein MTAQADVRNLSDVAARHVLARHGTDTGRRTGWLMISTILIEAWDLYAISFLLLFVKEDLHPSASMLGLASAAVQLGALIGAVCGGWFADRFGRRKVFITTMVLFVILALAQAFATSMWELVIIRFLLGLPLGSDISTGYTYIMETMPKGKREVMGNRWQGMFGLGEIAAIAVITVMYLSGMDHSLLWRVGLALGAVPALVLLIGRLDVPDTALWLIQRGKFKQAKAVAKKMFDDDLPMLPDEDFTMERPRTRDFLAGIRGDPVRRRASVFAWISNAMQGAEFAAFAFYLPVILVLTGVSGIGATNFITGGIYVIATVSGFVAPVVTPKLGHRGVARWGFGMSFLSLLLAALFLHLDWKPLVPLAAAGLMWGHYWAASNGMTIASMVAPSRYKATASGFGYIFVKLAAFVTIFFFPVLFEELGVPLATVIVSVLSLTGYLAATYVLPEVYGYVEQEDEAAGDPAGGSTGADAGGGMGAGTVDAAAGRAGAAKSRAEEGP; from the coding sequence ATGACTGCCCAGGCAGACGTGCGAAACCTCTCGGACGTCGCCGCCAGACACGTACTGGCCAGGCACGGAACGGACACCGGCCGCCGTACGGGATGGCTGATGATCTCCACGATCCTCATCGAGGCGTGGGACCTGTATGCCATCTCCTTCCTCCTGCTCTTCGTCAAGGAGGACCTGCACCCCAGCGCGAGCATGCTCGGGCTGGCCTCGGCCGCCGTACAGCTCGGGGCGCTCATAGGCGCGGTCTGCGGAGGCTGGTTCGCCGACAGGTTCGGGCGGCGGAAGGTCTTCATCACCACGATGGTGCTGTTCGTGATCCTCGCGCTGGCCCAGGCGTTCGCCACCAGCATGTGGGAGCTGGTGATCATCCGCTTCCTGCTGGGACTGCCGCTGGGGAGCGACATCTCCACCGGCTACACGTACATCATGGAGACGATGCCCAAGGGCAAGCGGGAAGTGATGGGCAACCGCTGGCAGGGCATGTTCGGCCTCGGCGAGATCGCCGCGATCGCCGTCATCACCGTGATGTACCTCAGCGGCATGGACCACAGCCTGCTGTGGCGCGTCGGTCTCGCTCTGGGCGCCGTGCCCGCACTCGTCCTGCTCATCGGCCGCCTGGACGTGCCGGACACCGCGCTGTGGCTCATCCAGCGCGGAAAGTTCAAGCAGGCCAAGGCAGTCGCGAAGAAGATGTTCGACGACGACCTGCCGATGCTGCCCGACGAGGACTTCACGATGGAGCGCCCGCGCACCCGTGACTTCCTCGCCGGCATCCGCGGGGACCCGGTGCGCAGGCGCGCCAGTGTCTTCGCGTGGATATCGAACGCCATGCAGGGCGCGGAGTTCGCCGCCTTCGCGTTCTATCTGCCGGTGATCCTGGTGCTCACCGGCGTCTCGGGGATCGGCGCGACGAACTTCATCACCGGGGGGATCTACGTCATCGCCACCGTGAGCGGATTCGTGGCGCCCGTCGTCACCCCGAAGCTGGGCCATCGCGGCGTCGCACGCTGGGGATTCGGCATGTCCTTCCTCTCCCTGCTGCTGGCCGCGCTCTTCCTCCACCTCGACTGGAAGCCGCTGGTGCCCCTCGCCGCTGCGGGCCTGATGTGGGGCCACTACTGGGCGGCGTCCAACGGCATGACCATCGCGTCGATGGTCGCGCCCAGCCGCTACAAGGCGACCGCCTCCGGCTTCGGATACATCTTCGTGAAGCTCGCCGCGTTCGTGACGATCTTCTTCTTCCCGGTCCTCTTCGAGGAGTTGGGGGTCCCGCTGGCCACCGTCATCGTCTCGGTGCTGTCGCTGACCGGCTATCTCGCCGCGACGTATGTGCTGCCCGAGGTGTACGGCTACGTGGAGCAGGAGGACGAAGCCGCGGGCGACCCGGCGGGCGGCTCCACGGGGGCCGACGCGGGCGGTGGCATGGGCGCCGGCACCGTGGACGCGGCCGCGGGCAGGGCGGGCGCCGCCAAGTCCCGTGCCGAGGAGGGCC